In the Erythrolamprus reginae isolate rEryReg1 chromosome 13, rEryReg1.hap1, whole genome shotgun sequence genome, one interval contains:
- the POGZ gene encoding pogo transposable element with ZNF domain isoform X2 codes for MADTDLFMECEEEELEPWQKISDVIEDSVVEDYNSVDKTTTVSVSVQPASAPLPTAAHASIGGGLSTTPVSSSSSTSNSDSAKKTLVTLFANNSTGTPLVQQGGQPLILAQNPTSGLSTVVTQPVLRPVQVMQNANHVTNSPVTSQPIFITTQGFPVRNVRPVQNTMNQVGIVLNVQQGQTVRPITLVPAPGTQFVKPAVGVPQVFSQMAQVRPAPTMPVRPASNTFTTVIPATLTIRNTVPQSQAQPQMSIASFVAVKKPGVLGENSNEVAKLVNTLSTVPSLAQSSGPLVVPNNSQAHGSQRTGFSESSSQKVSSSPIPAFDLQDTGRKSCPRCNAQFRITEALRGHMCYCCPEMVEFLKKGKPLDSEPNIQAPRPPSPDKTAAVASPPSSTPIPSLSPSVKLSELGDGASEGVQSKLIMLVDDFYYGRDGGKVSQLPNFPKVATSFRCPHCTKRLKNNIRFMNHMKHHVELDQQNGEVDVHTICQHCYRQFTTPFQLQCHLENVHSPYESTTKCKICEWAFESEPMFLQHMKDTHKPGEMPYVCQVCQYRSSLYSEVDAHFRMVHEDTRHLLCPYCLKVFKNGTAFQQHFMRHQKKSVYHCNKCRLQFLFAKDKIEHKLQHHKTFRKPKQLEGLKPGTKVTIRASRGQPRTLPLCTNDMPPGLLQDAALLSASPDPQPNFSYPPFQRSIQKKAVRKMSVLGRQTCLECSFEIPDFPNHFPTYVHCSLCRYSTCCSRAYANHMINNHVPRKSPKYLALFKNYTVCGVRLACSACLFATSEGDAMAKHLVFNPSHEFSNVILRGAAWSSSTRSPQPFEVGTKPSVSTPSPSKSPTVNTPPPLPEEVEVEEEEKAQEAPMVVREPTPEASCSPVTVPENEGSSASNVDSREDEPSPKETPEPTGRKEQLSVKKLRVVLFALCCNTEQAAEHFKNTPRRIRRWLRRFQAFQEENMASLSEGKYLSLEAEEKLAEWVLTQREQQLPVNEESLFQKATKIGRSLEGGFKISYEWAVRFMLRHQLSTYSRHAVAHPLPKDVAENAGCFIDFVQGQIHTQDLPLSMIAAIDEISLFLDMEVFSNDDRKENALQTVGTGEPWCDVVLAILADGSVLPTVVFYRSRLEQAANVPETILLEAKENGFSDDEIMDIWSSKVWQKHIEHQSGKSMLVLDCHRTHLSEKVLSMLSSSSTLPAVVPSGCSSKIQPLDVCIKRTVKNFIHKKWKEQAKDLADSSCDSDILLQLVLCWLAEALEVISDCPELVQQSFLVASVLPGPDGTANTPGRNADMQEELIASLEEQLKLQNELQDEEGDLDEKGGDPPEESANPEILHQLFEGESETESFYGFEDADLELMEV; via the exons atgGCTGACACGGACCTGTTTATGGAATGCGAAGAGGAGGAGCTTGAACCCTGGCAGAAGATCAGCGATGTGATTGAGGACTCGGTGGTGGAGGACTACAACTCGGTGGACAAAACGACTACAG TTTCGGTCAGTGTGCAGCCAGCGTCCGCCCCTCTGCCGACCGCTGCCCACGCCTCCATCGGCGGCGGCCTCTCCACCACGCCcgttagcagcagcagcagcacctccaACAGCGACAGTGCGAAGAAGACGTTGGTGACCCTCTTTGCGAACAATAGCA CTGGCACGCCTCTGGTTCAGCAAGGGGGCCAGCCCCTCATCCTGGCCCAGAACCCCACCTCTGGGCTCAGCACGGTGGTCACTCAGCCCGTTCTCCGGCCTGtccaggtcatgcagaatgcgaACCACGTGACCAACTCTCCAGTGACCAGCCAGCCCATCTTCATCACCACTCAG GGTTTCCCCGTGCGGAACGTCCGGCCGGTGCAAAACACCATGAACCAGGTCGGCATCGTCCTGAATGTGCAGCAGGGCCAAACGGTTCGGCCGATTACACTCGTCCCAG ctCCGGGCACCCAGTTTGTGAAGCCCGCCGTCGGGGTCCCTCAGGTATTCTCCCAGATGGCCCAGGTGAGACCTGCTCCGaccatgcctgtccggccggccTCCAACACCTTCACGACGGTCATTCCGGCCACCCTGACCATCCGGAACACGGTCCCACAGTCCCAAGCGCAACCTCAAA TGAGCATCGCGAGTTTTGTGGCGGTGAAGAAACCCGGCGTGCTGGGGGAGAACAGCAACGAGGTGGCCAAGCTGGTGAACACCCTGAGCACCGTCCCGTCGCTTGCCCAGAGCTCGGGCCCCCTGGTGGTGCCAAACAACAGCCAGGCCCACGGTTCCCAGCGGACGGGCTTCTCGGAGTCCTCCTCGCAGAAAG TCAGCTCCTCCCCGATCCCGGCCTTCGACCTGCAGGACACCGGGCGGAAATCCTGTCCTCGCTGCAATGCCCAGTTCAGAATCACCGAAGCTTTGAGAGGCCACATGTGT TACTGCTGCCCTGAAATGGTGGAATTCCTGAAGAAAGGGAAACCGCTGGACTCGGAACCAAATATCCAGGCCCCCCGGCCCCCCTCCCCGGATAAAACGGCCGCCGTGGCCTCGCCCCCTTCCTCCACCCCCATCCCGTCCCTCTCGCCCTCGGTCAAGCTCTCGGAGCTGGGAGACGGCGCCAGCGAGGGGGTGCAGAGCAAGCTGATCATGTTGGTGGACGACTTCTACTACGGCCGGGATGGGGGCAAGGTCAGCCAGCTGCCCAACTTCCCCAAGGTGGCCACCTCCTTCCGCTGCCCGCACTGCACCAAGAGGCTCAAGAACAACATCCG GTTCATGAACCACATGAAGCACCACGTCGAGCTGGACCAGCAGAACGGGGAGGTGGACGTCCACACCATCTGCCAGCACTGCTACCGGCAGTTCACCACGCCCTTCCAGCTCCAGTGCCACCTGGAGAACGTCCACAGTCCCTACGAATCCACCA CCAAGTGCAAGATCTGCGAGTGGGCCTTTGAGAGCGAGCCCATGTTCTTGCAGCACATGAAGGACACCCACAAGCCCGGGGAGATGCCCTACGTCTGCCAG gtTTGCCAGTACCGCTCATCGCTCTACTCGGAAGTGGACGCCCATTTCCGGATGGTGCACGAGGACACCCGCCACCTCCTCTGCCCGTATTGCCTCAAGGTCTTCAAAAACGGCACGGCCTTCCAGCAGCATTTCATGAGGCACCAG aagaAGAGCGTCTACCACTGCAACAAGTGCCGCCTGCAGTTCCTCTTCGCCAAGGACAAGATCGAGCACAAGCTCCAGCACCACAAGACCTTCCGCAAACCCAAGCAGCTGGAGGGGCTGAAGCCGGGCACCAAg GTGACCATCAGGGCCTCCCGAGGCCAGCCGCGGACGTTGCCCCTCTGCACCAACGACATGCCCCCGGGCCTCCTCCAGGACGCGGCCTTGCTCTCGGCGTCTCCGGATCCCCAGCCGAACTTCTCCTACCCGCCCTTCCAGAGGAGCATCCAGAAGAAGGCCGTCCGGAAAAT GAGCGTCCTCGGCCGCCAGACCTGCCTAGAATGCAGCTTCGAAATCCCGGACTTCCCCAACCACTTCCCCACCTACGTCCACTGCTCGCTCTGCCGTTACAGCACCTGCTGCTCCCGCGCGTATGCCAACCACATGATCAA CAACCACGTCCCTCGGAAAAGCCCGAAATACTTGGCCTTGTTTAAAAACTACACCGTTTG TGGGGTCCGGTTGGCCTGCTCCGCTTGCCTCTTTGCCACGTCGGAGGGCGACGCCATGGCCAAGCACTTGGTCTTCAACCCGTCTCACGAATTCAGCAACGTCATTCTACGCG GTGCTGCTTGGAGTTCCAGTACAAG GTCTCCCCAGCCCTTCGAAGTAGGCACGAAACCCTCCGTCTCCACCCCATCTCCCAGCAAATCCCCTACTGTGAACACACCACCTCCGCTGCCCGAGGAggtggaggtggaagaggaggagaaggcccAGGAAGCCCCGATGGTGGTACGCGAGCCAACGCCCGAGGCCAGCTGCTCTCCCGTCACGGTCCCGGAGAACGAGGGCTCCAGCGCCTCGAACGTCGACAGCCGCGAAGACGAGCCCTCGCCCAAGGAGACTCCCGAGCCCACCGGCAGGAAGGAGCAGCTCTCCGTCAAGAAGCTCCGGGTCGTCCTCTTCGCCTTGTGCTGCAACACCGAGCAGGCGGCGGAACACTTTAAGAACACGCCCCGGCGGATCCGCCGCTGGCTGAGGCGCTTCCAGGCTTTCCAGGAGGAGAACATGGCCTCTCTGTCGGAGGGCAAGTACCTGAGCCTGGAAGCGGAGGAGAAGCTGGCCGAGTGGGTCCTCACGCAGCGCGAGCAGCAGCTGCCGGTCAACGAGGAGAGCCTCTTCCAGAAGGCCACCAAGATCGGCCGGTCTCTGGAGGGGGGCTTCAAGATCTCCTACGAGTGGGCCGTCCGCTTCATGCTGCGGCACCAGCTCAGCACGTACAGCCGCCACGCAGTGGCTCACCCGCTCCCCAAGGACGTGGCGGAGAACGCTGGCTGCTTCATCGACTTCGTGCAGGGTCAGATCCACACCCAGGACCTGCCACTCTCCATGATCGCGGCCATCGATgagatctccctcttcctggacATGGAGGTCTTCTCCAACGACGACCGGAAGGAGAACGCTTTGCAGACGGTGGGGACCGGGGAGCCCTGGTGCGACGTGGTCTTGGCCATCTTGGCCGATGGGAGCGTCCTACCCACCGTGGTCTTCTACCGAAGCCGGCTGGAGCAGGCCGCCAACGTGCCAGAGACGATCCTGCTGGAGGCGAAGGAGAACGGCTTCAGCGACGACGAGATCATGGACATCTGGTCATCCAAAGTCTGGCAGAAGCACATCGAGCACCAGAGCGGCAAAAGCATGCTGGTCTTGGACTGCCATCGGACGCACCTTTCCGAAAAGGTCCTCTCCATGCTGAGCTCGTCCAGCACCTTGCCGGCGGTGGTGCCGTCCGGCTGCAGCTCCAAAATCCAACCATTGGACGTTTGCATCAAAAGAACGGTGAAAAACTTCATCCACAAAAAGTGGAAAGAGCAGGCCAAGGACTTGGCGGACTCCTCCTGCGACTCGGACATCCTCCTGCAGCTTGTCCTGTGTTGGCTGGCCGAGGCCCTGGAGGTCATCAGCGACTGCCCCGAACTGGTCCAGCAGTCGTTCCTGGTGGCCAGCGTCCTGCCTGGACCCGACGGTACGGCTAACACGCCTGGCCGCAATGCCGACATGCAGGAGGAGCTGATCGCTTCGCTGGAGGAGCAGCTGAAGCTCCAGAACGAGCTGCAGGACGAGGAGGGCGACCTGGACGAGAAGGGGGGGG
- the POGZ gene encoding pogo transposable element with ZNF domain isoform X1 has protein sequence MPARPCFPFTFWSMLARREQCWFCCMKPLMADTDLFMECEEEELEPWQKISDVIEDSVVEDYNSVDKTTTVSVSVQPASAPLPTAAHASIGGGLSTTPVSSSSSTSNSDSAKKTLVTLFANNSTGTPLVQQGGQPLILAQNPTSGLSTVVTQPVLRPVQVMQNANHVTNSPVTSQPIFITTQGFPVRNVRPVQNTMNQVGIVLNVQQGQTVRPITLVPAPGTQFVKPAVGVPQVFSQMAQVRPAPTMPVRPASNTFTTVIPATLTIRNTVPQSQAQPQMSIASFVAVKKPGVLGENSNEVAKLVNTLSTVPSLAQSSGPLVVPNNSQAHGSQRTGFSESSSQKVSSSPIPAFDLQDTGRKSCPRCNAQFRITEALRGHMCYCCPEMVEFLKKGKPLDSEPNIQAPRPPSPDKTAAVASPPSSTPIPSLSPSVKLSELGDGASEGVQSKLIMLVDDFYYGRDGGKVSQLPNFPKVATSFRCPHCTKRLKNNIRFMNHMKHHVELDQQNGEVDVHTICQHCYRQFTTPFQLQCHLENVHSPYESTTKCKICEWAFESEPMFLQHMKDTHKPGEMPYVCQVCQYRSSLYSEVDAHFRMVHEDTRHLLCPYCLKVFKNGTAFQQHFMRHQKKSVYHCNKCRLQFLFAKDKIEHKLQHHKTFRKPKQLEGLKPGTKVTIRASRGQPRTLPLCTNDMPPGLLQDAALLSASPDPQPNFSYPPFQRSIQKKAVRKMSVLGRQTCLECSFEIPDFPNHFPTYVHCSLCRYSTCCSRAYANHMINNHVPRKSPKYLALFKNYTVCGVRLACSACLFATSEGDAMAKHLVFNPSHEFSNVILRGAAWSSSTRSPQPFEVGTKPSVSTPSPSKSPTVNTPPPLPEEVEVEEEEKAQEAPMVVREPTPEASCSPVTVPENEGSSASNVDSREDEPSPKETPEPTGRKEQLSVKKLRVVLFALCCNTEQAAEHFKNTPRRIRRWLRRFQAFQEENMASLSEGKYLSLEAEEKLAEWVLTQREQQLPVNEESLFQKATKIGRSLEGGFKISYEWAVRFMLRHQLSTYSRHAVAHPLPKDVAENAGCFIDFVQGQIHTQDLPLSMIAAIDEISLFLDMEVFSNDDRKENALQTVGTGEPWCDVVLAILADGSVLPTVVFYRSRLEQAANVPETILLEAKENGFSDDEIMDIWSSKVWQKHIEHQSGKSMLVLDCHRTHLSEKVLSMLSSSSTLPAVVPSGCSSKIQPLDVCIKRTVKNFIHKKWKEQAKDLADSSCDSDILLQLVLCWLAEALEVISDCPELVQQSFLVASVLPGPDGTANTPGRNADMQEELIASLEEQLKLQNELQDEEGDLDEKGGDPPEESANPEILHQLFEGESETESFYGFEDADLELMEV, from the exons atgGCTGACACGGACCTGTTTATGGAATGCGAAGAGGAGGAGCTTGAACCCTGGCAGAAGATCAGCGATGTGATTGAGGACTCGGTGGTGGAGGACTACAACTCGGTGGACAAAACGACTACAG TTTCGGTCAGTGTGCAGCCAGCGTCCGCCCCTCTGCCGACCGCTGCCCACGCCTCCATCGGCGGCGGCCTCTCCACCACGCCcgttagcagcagcagcagcacctccaACAGCGACAGTGCGAAGAAGACGTTGGTGACCCTCTTTGCGAACAATAGCA CTGGCACGCCTCTGGTTCAGCAAGGGGGCCAGCCCCTCATCCTGGCCCAGAACCCCACCTCTGGGCTCAGCACGGTGGTCACTCAGCCCGTTCTCCGGCCTGtccaggtcatgcagaatgcgaACCACGTGACCAACTCTCCAGTGACCAGCCAGCCCATCTTCATCACCACTCAG GGTTTCCCCGTGCGGAACGTCCGGCCGGTGCAAAACACCATGAACCAGGTCGGCATCGTCCTGAATGTGCAGCAGGGCCAAACGGTTCGGCCGATTACACTCGTCCCAG ctCCGGGCACCCAGTTTGTGAAGCCCGCCGTCGGGGTCCCTCAGGTATTCTCCCAGATGGCCCAGGTGAGACCTGCTCCGaccatgcctgtccggccggccTCCAACACCTTCACGACGGTCATTCCGGCCACCCTGACCATCCGGAACACGGTCCCACAGTCCCAAGCGCAACCTCAAA TGAGCATCGCGAGTTTTGTGGCGGTGAAGAAACCCGGCGTGCTGGGGGAGAACAGCAACGAGGTGGCCAAGCTGGTGAACACCCTGAGCACCGTCCCGTCGCTTGCCCAGAGCTCGGGCCCCCTGGTGGTGCCAAACAACAGCCAGGCCCACGGTTCCCAGCGGACGGGCTTCTCGGAGTCCTCCTCGCAGAAAG TCAGCTCCTCCCCGATCCCGGCCTTCGACCTGCAGGACACCGGGCGGAAATCCTGTCCTCGCTGCAATGCCCAGTTCAGAATCACCGAAGCTTTGAGAGGCCACATGTGT TACTGCTGCCCTGAAATGGTGGAATTCCTGAAGAAAGGGAAACCGCTGGACTCGGAACCAAATATCCAGGCCCCCCGGCCCCCCTCCCCGGATAAAACGGCCGCCGTGGCCTCGCCCCCTTCCTCCACCCCCATCCCGTCCCTCTCGCCCTCGGTCAAGCTCTCGGAGCTGGGAGACGGCGCCAGCGAGGGGGTGCAGAGCAAGCTGATCATGTTGGTGGACGACTTCTACTACGGCCGGGATGGGGGCAAGGTCAGCCAGCTGCCCAACTTCCCCAAGGTGGCCACCTCCTTCCGCTGCCCGCACTGCACCAAGAGGCTCAAGAACAACATCCG GTTCATGAACCACATGAAGCACCACGTCGAGCTGGACCAGCAGAACGGGGAGGTGGACGTCCACACCATCTGCCAGCACTGCTACCGGCAGTTCACCACGCCCTTCCAGCTCCAGTGCCACCTGGAGAACGTCCACAGTCCCTACGAATCCACCA CCAAGTGCAAGATCTGCGAGTGGGCCTTTGAGAGCGAGCCCATGTTCTTGCAGCACATGAAGGACACCCACAAGCCCGGGGAGATGCCCTACGTCTGCCAG gtTTGCCAGTACCGCTCATCGCTCTACTCGGAAGTGGACGCCCATTTCCGGATGGTGCACGAGGACACCCGCCACCTCCTCTGCCCGTATTGCCTCAAGGTCTTCAAAAACGGCACGGCCTTCCAGCAGCATTTCATGAGGCACCAG aagaAGAGCGTCTACCACTGCAACAAGTGCCGCCTGCAGTTCCTCTTCGCCAAGGACAAGATCGAGCACAAGCTCCAGCACCACAAGACCTTCCGCAAACCCAAGCAGCTGGAGGGGCTGAAGCCGGGCACCAAg GTGACCATCAGGGCCTCCCGAGGCCAGCCGCGGACGTTGCCCCTCTGCACCAACGACATGCCCCCGGGCCTCCTCCAGGACGCGGCCTTGCTCTCGGCGTCTCCGGATCCCCAGCCGAACTTCTCCTACCCGCCCTTCCAGAGGAGCATCCAGAAGAAGGCCGTCCGGAAAAT GAGCGTCCTCGGCCGCCAGACCTGCCTAGAATGCAGCTTCGAAATCCCGGACTTCCCCAACCACTTCCCCACCTACGTCCACTGCTCGCTCTGCCGTTACAGCACCTGCTGCTCCCGCGCGTATGCCAACCACATGATCAA CAACCACGTCCCTCGGAAAAGCCCGAAATACTTGGCCTTGTTTAAAAACTACACCGTTTG TGGGGTCCGGTTGGCCTGCTCCGCTTGCCTCTTTGCCACGTCGGAGGGCGACGCCATGGCCAAGCACTTGGTCTTCAACCCGTCTCACGAATTCAGCAACGTCATTCTACGCG GTGCTGCTTGGAGTTCCAGTACAAG GTCTCCCCAGCCCTTCGAAGTAGGCACGAAACCCTCCGTCTCCACCCCATCTCCCAGCAAATCCCCTACTGTGAACACACCACCTCCGCTGCCCGAGGAggtggaggtggaagaggaggagaaggcccAGGAAGCCCCGATGGTGGTACGCGAGCCAACGCCCGAGGCCAGCTGCTCTCCCGTCACGGTCCCGGAGAACGAGGGCTCCAGCGCCTCGAACGTCGACAGCCGCGAAGACGAGCCCTCGCCCAAGGAGACTCCCGAGCCCACCGGCAGGAAGGAGCAGCTCTCCGTCAAGAAGCTCCGGGTCGTCCTCTTCGCCTTGTGCTGCAACACCGAGCAGGCGGCGGAACACTTTAAGAACACGCCCCGGCGGATCCGCCGCTGGCTGAGGCGCTTCCAGGCTTTCCAGGAGGAGAACATGGCCTCTCTGTCGGAGGGCAAGTACCTGAGCCTGGAAGCGGAGGAGAAGCTGGCCGAGTGGGTCCTCACGCAGCGCGAGCAGCAGCTGCCGGTCAACGAGGAGAGCCTCTTCCAGAAGGCCACCAAGATCGGCCGGTCTCTGGAGGGGGGCTTCAAGATCTCCTACGAGTGGGCCGTCCGCTTCATGCTGCGGCACCAGCTCAGCACGTACAGCCGCCACGCAGTGGCTCACCCGCTCCCCAAGGACGTGGCGGAGAACGCTGGCTGCTTCATCGACTTCGTGCAGGGTCAGATCCACACCCAGGACCTGCCACTCTCCATGATCGCGGCCATCGATgagatctccctcttcctggacATGGAGGTCTTCTCCAACGACGACCGGAAGGAGAACGCTTTGCAGACGGTGGGGACCGGGGAGCCCTGGTGCGACGTGGTCTTGGCCATCTTGGCCGATGGGAGCGTCCTACCCACCGTGGTCTTCTACCGAAGCCGGCTGGAGCAGGCCGCCAACGTGCCAGAGACGATCCTGCTGGAGGCGAAGGAGAACGGCTTCAGCGACGACGAGATCATGGACATCTGGTCATCCAAAGTCTGGCAGAAGCACATCGAGCACCAGAGCGGCAAAAGCATGCTGGTCTTGGACTGCCATCGGACGCACCTTTCCGAAAAGGTCCTCTCCATGCTGAGCTCGTCCAGCACCTTGCCGGCGGTGGTGCCGTCCGGCTGCAGCTCCAAAATCCAACCATTGGACGTTTGCATCAAAAGAACGGTGAAAAACTTCATCCACAAAAAGTGGAAAGAGCAGGCCAAGGACTTGGCGGACTCCTCCTGCGACTCGGACATCCTCCTGCAGCTTGTCCTGTGTTGGCTGGCCGAGGCCCTGGAGGTCATCAGCGACTGCCCCGAACTGGTCCAGCAGTCGTTCCTGGTGGCCAGCGTCCTGCCTGGACCCGACGGTACGGCTAACACGCCTGGCCGCAATGCCGACATGCAGGAGGAGCTGATCGCTTCGCTGGAGGAGCAGCTGAAGCTCCAGAACGAGCTGCAGGACGAGGAGGGCGACCTGGACGAGAAGGGGGGGG